From one Planococcus citri chromosome 3, ihPlaCitr1.1, whole genome shotgun sequence genomic stretch:
- the LOC135839857 gene encoding uncharacterized protein LOC135839857 — MKKMEILLSFVYFNLAFAFADWEQTKILTKKGVNVSDPYLASTQVAVNFQAMIENSIMWIDKSLFIDQIWKEYQYTTFINTSPRRWGKTILLTMLQFYHQLPIDDFGNVENRDKSANYLYFTKGIITTDTKDSETDSPPLISQRETVNNDHLARHPVIMIDGTMLTIDGGLSRFRSMIEKVYRSHHYLHHYLKIKSTNLTATISERAGAQLWLQKIDKYYVSRSDLSEGEVVRSIEILSSALHEVYGKKVIILMDEYDAFASNTYFHEALAHSLPSKKTTDDFVKLLKEFMQATFKTNTHFEKGFITGILPIRETSGLSGLNNVDLRHGFGVKDFFPYYGTFEEEFRILYSKRGINQTKMENAVDKYDGYRTLSHLAVPMFAPLSAIGFINSQVVTDYWTISGKTEIVNKLFTHDDFKKDVGELFKSWRTKTTILSISYDKMTSLTLSDFEIIYNITFNMLKYDSAEHSDIVFSLLMAMGYVSVHPHQIAPEDYQNMKVFITIPNFEVYYQYKKHFLKSSKLVPLSDERNTLSNFIKQKQDDCSTLGPLAKSLSQYLIRVLGDKRFGECEIKANLLSEMLNRRFAGNEKIVESFLLSYFISAMETKRTLEDCSPSEKYRMAEQVNFVDEVTSRQIIDLVFTDKYKSTMLLVELKYVKQKMTPSEEKKWSLPKAFQQSLSYMTVFRNKNIDVPHVQFLGIRVHWNATVELMCISMTPTEVEKRIGEADTYFEEHSKDKKTKPDLRVEWAAHQYDKIVKETPNRICSSAYDPQKLNPTSICQGMNSNLKLTL; from the coding sequence ATGAAGAAGATGGAAATTCTATTGAGTTTTGTATATTTCAACTTGGCGTTTGCATTCGCCGACTGGGAACAGACGAAAATATTGACTAAAAAGGGAGTTAATGTATCAGATCCTTATTTAGCCTCGACACAAGTCGCAGTTAATTTTCAAGCTATGATTGAAAATTCTATAATGTGGATCGATAAATCGCTCTTCATTGATCAGATCTGGAAAGAGTACCAATACACAACTTTTATAAATACTTCGCCGAGGCGGTGGGGAAAGACGATATTACTAACCATGTTGCAATTTTACCATCAGCTACCCATTGATGATTTTGGAAATGTGGAAAACAGAGACAAATCTGCTAATTACCTTTATTTCACCAAAGGTATAATAACTACCGATACCAAGGATTCTGAAACTGACAGTCCACCGTTGATTTCTCAGCGTGAAACCGTTAATAACGATCATTTGGCAAGGCATCCTGTTATAATGATAGATGGTACGATGCTCACAATTGATGGTGGCTTGAGCCGTTTTCGTTCTATGATAGAAAAAGTTTATCGCAGTCACCACTATTTACACCATTATTTGAAGATCAAATCCACTAACCTTACTGCCACAATCTCCGAGCGGGCAGGTGCTCAGTTATGGTTGCAGAAAATAGATAAATATTACGTTTCAAGGAGTGATCTATCCGAAGGCGAAGTAGTGCGAAGCATCGAAATTTTGAGTTCAGCACTGCATGAAGTGTatgggaaaaaagtgataattttaatGGACGAATACGATGCTTTCGCTTCCAACACATATTTTCATGAAGCTTTAGCACACTCATTACCATCAAAGAAGACTACTGATGATTTTGTAAAGCTCTTGAAAGAATTCATGCAGGCTACATTCAAAACTaacacacattttgaaaaaggttttATCACTGGTATCCTGCCCATCAGAGAGACATCCGGACTCTCTGGTTTGAATAACGTCGATTTGAGGCACGGGTTTGGCGTCAAGGATTTCTTCCCTTATTACGGAACTTTTGAAGAAGAATTTCGAATACTATATTCCAAAAGGGGTATTAATCAAACAAAAATGGAGAATGCAGTTGATAAATATGATGGATATAGGACATTGAGTCATCTTGCTGTGCCTATGTTCGCTCCTTTATCTGCGATTGGGTTTATCAACTCGCAAGTAGTGACTGATTATTGGACAATATCCGGTAAGACTGAAATTGTTAATAAACTATTTACACAcgatgatttcaaaaaagatgTCGGCGAGTTATTTAAAAGTTGGCGGACCAAGACCACAATCCTATCAATTTCATATGATAAAATGACATCACTTACATTGAGCGATTTCgaaattatttataatattACGTTCAACATGTTAAAATACGACTCAGCAGAACACTCAGATATTGTATTTTCACTTTTGATGGCCATGGGATACGTGTCGGTTCATCCCCACCAAATTGCACCGGAAGACTACCAGAATATGAAGGTTTTCATTACAATACCAAACTTCGAAGTTTACTATCAATATAAAAAGCATTTTCTCAAATCATCGAAATTGGTTCCCCTTTCAGATGAGAGAAATACATTATCGAAtttcataaaacaaaaacaagatgATTGTAGCACGTTAGGTCCATTAGCCAAATCCTTATCCCAATATTTGATTCGTGTGTTGGGTGACAAACGTTTCGGGGAGTGCGAAATAAAGGCAAACTTATTATCCGAAATGTTGAATCGTCGGTTTGctggtaatgaaaaaattgtcgaatccTTTCTTTTGTCATATTTCATCAGTGCAATGGAAACTAAAAGAACATTAGAAGACTGTAGTCCATCAGAAAAGTATCGAATGGCAGAACAGGTTAATTTTGTAGACGAAGTAACTAGCAGACAAATAATCGATTTAGTCTTCACAGATAAATATAAATCGACCATGTTGCTAGTTGAACTAAAATATGTCAAGCAAAAAATGACACCCAGCGAAGAGAAAAAGTGGAGTTTGCCCAAGGCCTTTCAGCAGAGCCTTAGTTATATGACTGTCTTTCGGAATAAGAATATCGATGTACCCCATGtccaatttttgggaattcGGGTGCACTGGAATGCCACTGTAGAGCTGATGTGCATCAGCATGACACCAACCGAAGTAGAAAAACGAATAGGAGAAGCTGATACTTATTTTGAAGAGCACAGCAAAGATAAAAAAACGAAACCAGACCTTCGCGTGGAGTGGGCGGCCCACCAGTACGATAAAATAGTAAAAGAAACGCCGAACCGAATATGCAGTAGTGCATATGATCCACAGAAACTAAACCCAACGTCAATCTGCCAGGGAATGaattctaatttaaaattaaccCTTTAA